The following are encoded in a window of Urocitellus parryii isolate mUroPar1 chromosome 7, mUroPar1.hap1, whole genome shotgun sequence genomic DNA:
- the Abra gene encoding actin-binding Rho-activating protein has product MAPGEKERAEGPAKSALRKVRTATLVINLARGWQQWANENSTRQAQEPAGWLPGGTQDPPQAPKPAIGPIPHQKAQGAPKSPSPKPEGRGDGQSSEEATEVSHIKRKEVTKTVVSKAYERGGDMSSLSHRYENDSGVPEPGQPEDDIDRRLHRHDSPTRRRKCANLVSELTKGWKVMEQEEPKWKSDSIDTEDSGYGGETEERPEQDAEQEAVVRIKRPMPSQANRFTEQLNCKAHRKYSQVDNLKGRWQQWADEHVQSQKLNPFSEEFDYELAMSTRLHKGDEGYGRPKEGTKTAERAKRAEEHIYREIMELCFVIRTMARHRHDGKIQVTFGELFDRYVRISDKVVGILMRARKHGLVHFEGEMLWQGRDDHVVITLLE; this is encoded by the exons ATGGCaccaggagaaaaggaaagggctgAGGGCCCAGCCAAGAGTGCCCTCCGGAAGGTACGCACAGCCACCCTGGTCATCAACTTGGCCCGAGGTTGGCAGCAGTGGGCGAATGAGAACAGTACCAGGCAGGCCCAGGAGCCTGCAGGCTGGCTTCCTGGAGGAACCCAGGACCCACCCCAAGCTCCTAAACCAGCAATAGGCCCTATCCCCCACCAGAAAGCTCAGGGTGCCCCAAAGTCTCCATCCCCAAAGCCAGAGGGACGTGGAGATGGACAGAGCTCAGAGGAAGCCACGGAGGTCTCCCATATCAAAAGGAAAGAGGTGACTAAAACAGTTGTCAGCAAAGCTTATGAGAGAGGAGGAGACATGAGCTCCCTTAGCCACAGGTACGAGAATGACAGTGGCGTGCCTGAACCCGGACAGCCAGAGGATGACATCGACAGGAGGCTCCACAGACACGACTCCCCGACACGGAGGAGAAAATGCGCCAACCTGGTGTCTGAACTGACCAAAGGCTGGAAAGTGATGGAACAGGAAGAGCCCAAGTGGAAGAGTGACAGCATAGACACAGAGGACAGCGGCTACGGAGGGGAGACAGAGGAAAGGCCCGAGCAGGatgcagagcaggaggctgtTGTCAGGATCAAACGCCCCATGCCCTCCCA GGCAAACAGATTTACAGAGCAACTCAACTGCAAGGCCCATCGGAAATACAGCCAGGTGGACAATTTGAAAGGGAGATGGCAACAGTGGGCTGATGAACACGTACAATCCCAGAAGCTCAACCCTTTCAGTGAAGAATTTGACTACGAGCTAGCCATGTCCACTCGCCTGCACAAAGGAGATGAGGGCTATGGCCGTCCCAAAGAGGGAACCAAAACTGCTGAAAGGGCCAAGCGAGCCGAGGAGCATATCTACAGAGAAATTATGGAGCTGTGCTTCGTCATCCGCACAATGGCTCGCCACAGACATGATGGCAAGATTCAGGTTACTTTTGGAGAACTCTTTGACAGATATGTTCGTATTTCAGATAAAGTAGTGGGCATTCTCATGCGTGCCAGGAAACACGGACTGGTGCACTTTGAAGGAGAGATGTTATGGCAAGGTCGGGATGACCATGTTGTGATCACTCTACTTGAGTGA